One segment of Agrococcus sp. ProA11 DNA contains the following:
- a CDS encoding fumarylacetoacetate hydrolase family protein, whose product MTLQRIATPDGRDLLVRRGAGALEVLGDWDEGRILEAVPQHGTEHLDPGTAKPLPFLRHGAKILCVGLNYRPHIEEMGREAPAYPTLFAKFVDSCVGPSDDIVRPADVDQLDWEGEIALVIGGHLRHAAADTGGILGVSALNDVTSRGHQYRTTQWLQGKALDSLSPMGSIVAPLTDDLAITTRVDGEVVQRGRIDELVFDAAALVAYASGLVRLRPGDVIATGTPGGVGHSMQPPRHLQPGQLLETELSGVETLRNRIR is encoded by the coding sequence ATGACGCTGCAGCGCATCGCGACCCCGGATGGTCGCGATCTGCTCGTGCGGCGGGGCGCCGGCGCGCTCGAGGTGCTGGGCGACTGGGACGAGGGCCGCATCCTGGAGGCGGTGCCGCAGCACGGCACAGAGCACCTCGACCCCGGCACCGCGAAGCCGCTGCCGTTCCTGCGGCACGGTGCCAAGATCCTGTGCGTCGGCCTCAACTACCGGCCGCACATCGAGGAGATGGGGCGCGAGGCGCCCGCGTACCCGACGCTGTTCGCGAAGTTCGTCGACTCCTGCGTCGGTCCGAGCGACGACATCGTGCGCCCGGCCGACGTGGATCAGCTCGACTGGGAGGGCGAGATCGCCCTCGTCATCGGCGGCCACCTGCGCCATGCCGCCGCTGACACCGGGGGCATCCTGGGTGTCAGCGCCTTGAACGATGTCACCTCGCGCGGTCACCAGTACCGCACGACGCAGTGGCTGCAGGGGAAGGCGCTCGACAGCCTCTCCCCCATGGGCTCCATCGTCGCGCCGCTCACCGACGACCTGGCGATCACGACGCGGGTCGACGGCGAGGTCGTGCAACGCGGCCGCATCGACGAGCTGGTCTTCGACGCGGCCGCGCTGGTGGCCTACGCCTCCGGCCTCGTCCGCCTGCGGCCGGGCGACGTGATCGCGACCGGCACGCCGGGCGGTGTCGGGCACAGCATGCAGCCGCCGCGCCATCTGCAGCCGGGCCAGCTGCTCGAGACCGAGCTCTCCGGCGTCGAGACGCTGCGCAACCGCATTCGCTGA
- a CDS encoding MmgE/PrpD family protein, whose product MTGPTLAATLAAHIVRTAATPLPAATRSATISALLHNLTVGLAAHGMALPGIAGSRELPWAATAVSVPDRAFATSLRMGARAQHDEHPRSVTHLGSVVTPAVLAVAPRDVDGDRVLSALAIGYQVGGVLGGALLPHARARGMRATGVVGPMAAAAGVAAVLGLDERATANAIALAANRAAGYTEVWLVGTDEWRLQTAAASRDGVEAALWAAGGARGAATALEGRSGLLRALGADPIDTGQLAAELTGDAVIEQMLLKAHPVCAINQAAVEIALELRGELEPFDAASVERVLVRLSDADAAYPGIDSPQPPTSWPQAMMDARQGVAVALAAGRVTVAALHPASAEVAHLRERIEVEGGLRASDGRGADAHGAEVSIELRDGRRVRGALDSVRMDAARAAQLAVELLPAAGIARSLAMQLPTLVEGVDEAGGMRRLIDALYGIEPWGSLCSG is encoded by the coding sequence GTGACCGGGCCGACGCTGGCGGCGACGCTGGCCGCCCACATCGTGCGCACTGCGGCCACGCCGCTGCCGGCTGCGACGCGCAGCGCCACGATCTCCGCGCTGCTCCACAACCTCACCGTCGGGCTCGCCGCGCACGGCATGGCGCTGCCCGGGATCGCCGGCAGCCGCGAGCTGCCGTGGGCGGCGACGGCCGTGTCGGTCCCCGACCGTGCCTTCGCGACCTCGCTCCGCATGGGCGCACGCGCCCAGCACGACGAGCATCCGCGCTCCGTGACGCATCTCGGCAGCGTGGTGACGCCAGCCGTGCTCGCGGTCGCGCCCCGCGACGTCGATGGTGACCGCGTGCTCTCGGCGCTCGCGATCGGCTATCAGGTGGGCGGCGTGCTGGGCGGCGCGCTGCTGCCGCACGCGCGCGCCCGCGGCATGCGCGCCACCGGGGTCGTGGGCCCGATGGCTGCCGCCGCCGGTGTCGCCGCGGTGCTCGGCCTCGACGAGCGGGCGACGGCCAACGCGATCGCGCTCGCGGCGAACCGCGCCGCCGGCTACACCGAGGTATGGCTGGTCGGCACCGACGAGTGGCGGCTGCAGACCGCGGCGGCGTCGCGCGACGGGGTCGAGGCCGCGCTCTGGGCGGCGGGCGGTGCTCGCGGCGCCGCGACAGCGCTGGAAGGCCGGTCCGGCCTGCTCCGCGCGCTGGGCGCAGACCCCATCGACACCGGGCAGCTCGCAGCGGAGCTGACGGGCGACGCGGTCATCGAGCAGATGCTGCTGAAGGCGCATCCGGTGTGCGCGATCAACCAGGCCGCGGTGGAGATCGCGCTCGAGCTGCGGGGCGAGCTCGAGCCGTTCGACGCCGCATCCGTCGAGCGCGTCCTCGTGCGCCTGTCCGACGCGGATGCGGCCTACCCCGGCATCGACAGCCCACAGCCACCGACGTCGTGGCCGCAGGCGATGATGGATGCGCGGCAGGGCGTCGCCGTCGCACTCGCAGCGGGCCGCGTGACGGTGGCGGCGCTGCACCCGGCGAGCGCCGAGGTGGCGCACCTGCGCGAGCGGATCGAGGTGGAGGGCGGGCTGCGCGCGAGCGATGGTCGCGGGGCCGACGCGCACGGCGCCGAGGTGTCGATCGAGCTCCGTGACGGTCGACGCGTGCGCGGTGCGCTGGACAGTGTGCGGATGGATGCCGCTCGCGCCGCCCAGCTCGCGGTCGAGCTGCTGCCGGCAGCCGGCATCGCGCGGAGCCTCGCGATGCAGCTGCCGACGCTGGTCGAGGGCGTCGATGAGGCCGGTGGCATGCGGCGCCTGATCGATGCGCTGTACGGCATCGAGCCGTGGGGCTCGCTGTGCTCGGGATGA
- a CDS encoding SDR family oxidoreductase — MAETTNERVLVTGGASGIGAAIAAQQRAQGREVVIIDKQPGGIEADMGDAEQVEAALAEALAGGPIHRLVNNVGYIRVADLEDLDFDDVLRTYEINTVAAMRCAKALLPGMRKAGFGRIVNIASRAALGKPGRGAYGGSKAGLIGITRTWALELGRHGITVNAVSPGPIRTAMFEAANPAGEPRTQQIIDAIPVKRVGEPEDIASAVAFLLDDRGFITGQNLNVCGGMTIGAAPL; from the coding sequence ATGGCCGAGACGACGAACGAGCGGGTGCTGGTGACCGGTGGGGCGAGCGGAATCGGCGCGGCGATCGCGGCGCAGCAGCGTGCCCAGGGGCGCGAGGTCGTGATCATCGACAAGCAGCCCGGCGGCATCGAGGCAGACATGGGCGACGCCGAGCAGGTCGAGGCGGCGCTCGCGGAAGCGCTCGCGGGCGGCCCCATCCATCGCCTCGTCAACAACGTCGGCTACATCCGGGTCGCCGACCTGGAGGATCTCGACTTCGACGACGTGCTGCGCACCTACGAGATCAACACGGTCGCGGCGATGCGCTGCGCGAAGGCGCTGCTGCCGGGCATGCGGAAGGCCGGCTTCGGCCGCATCGTGAACATCGCCTCGCGTGCGGCGCTCGGCAAGCCGGGCCGCGGCGCCTACGGCGGCTCGAAGGCGGGCCTCATCGGCATCACGCGCACGTGGGCGCTCGAGCTGGGCCGACACGGCATTACGGTGAACGCTGTGAGCCCCGGCCCCATCCGCACCGCCATGTTCGAGGCGGCGAACCCCGCTGGTGAGCCGCGCACGCAGCAGATCATCGACGCGATCCCGGTCAAGCGGGTGGGGGAGCCGGAGGACATCGCCTCGGCGGTGGCCTTCCTGCTCGACGACCGCGGCTTCATCACGGGCCAGAACCTCAACGTCTGCGGCGGCATGACGATCGGGGCCGCACCGCTGTGA
- a CDS encoding iron-containing alcohol dehydrogenase, giving the protein MSIDIHTPPVLRFGAGSVGSIGELLATMGVARPIVVTDGFLVSVGVAAQVADALRASGQEPAVFDGTIPDPTTDSLQAGLDAISAHGADSIVALGGGSPIDTAKALSVLAVRGGHMRELKAPFQFTGEALPVIAVPTTAGTGSEVTQFTIITDSETNEKMLCAGPGYLPKAAVVDFELTLSMPPRLTADTGIDALTHAIEAYVSRKANPVSDTYALAAIGRIGRFLRRAYRDGADRVAREEMMTAATLAGMAFSNASVALVHGMSRPLGAHFQIAHGMANAMLFAEITAFSVQDAVERYATCARELGVASAEDTDAAAADRLVAELRALAVELEVPTPALRGIERATWDALVPVMAQQALASGSPNNNPRVPTAEQVAQLYTAIYA; this is encoded by the coding sequence GTGAGCATCGACATCCACACCCCTCCCGTCCTCCGATTCGGCGCGGGCAGCGTCGGCAGCATCGGCGAGCTGCTCGCGACCATGGGCGTCGCGCGCCCGATCGTGGTGACCGACGGGTTCCTGGTCTCGGTCGGCGTGGCCGCGCAGGTCGCGGATGCGCTGCGCGCGTCGGGCCAGGAGCCCGCGGTCTTCGACGGCACGATCCCCGACCCCACGACCGACTCGCTGCAGGCGGGCCTGGACGCGATCAGCGCGCACGGCGCCGACAGCATCGTGGCGCTCGGCGGCGGCAGCCCGATCGACACCGCGAAGGCGCTCTCGGTGCTCGCGGTGCGCGGCGGCCACATGCGCGAGCTGAAGGCTCCGTTCCAGTTCACCGGCGAAGCGCTCCCCGTGATCGCCGTGCCCACGACCGCGGGCACGGGCTCCGAGGTGACGCAGTTCACGATCATCACCGACAGCGAGACGAACGAGAAGATGCTGTGCGCGGGCCCCGGCTATTTGCCGAAGGCCGCCGTGGTCGATTTCGAGCTGACGCTCTCGATGCCGCCGCGCCTGACCGCCGACACCGGCATCGACGCGCTCACGCACGCCATCGAGGCGTACGTGAGCCGCAAGGCCAACCCGGTCTCCGACACCTACGCGCTCGCCGCGATCGGCCGCATCGGCCGCTTCCTCCGCCGCGCCTACCGCGACGGCGCCGACCGCGTCGCCCGCGAGGAGATGATGACCGCGGCGACGCTCGCCGGCATGGCCTTCTCGAATGCGAGCGTCGCGCTCGTGCACGGCATGAGCCGACCGCTCGGCGCCCACTTCCAGATCGCCCACGGCATGGCCAACGCCATGCTGTTCGCCGAGATCACCGCGTTCTCGGTGCAGGACGCCGTGGAGCGCTACGCCACCTGCGCTCGCGAGCTGGGCGTCGCGAGCGCAGAGGACACCGACGCCGCCGCGGCCGACCGGCTGGTCGCCGAGCTGCGCGCGCTCGCGGTCGAGCTCGAGGTCCCGACGCCGGCCCTGCGCGGCATCGAGCGCGCCACCTGGGACGCGCTGGTGCCGGTGATGGCGCAGCAGGCACTGGCCTCCGGATCCCCCAACAACAACCCCCGCGTGCCGACGGCCGAACAGGTCGCGCAGCTGTACACGGCCATCTACGCCTGA
- a CDS encoding LysR family transcriptional regulator, producing MSCEVNIWRLRCFAALAEELHFGRAASRLFITQPALSLQIKQLEISLGYDVVTRARSVALTANGRRLLPYAAQVLAAADVFANAAAVGGRLHAA from the coding sequence GTGAGCTGCGAGGTCAACATCTGGCGGCTGCGATGCTTCGCGGCGCTCGCCGAGGAGCTGCACTTCGGTCGCGCGGCCTCACGCCTGTTCATCACGCAGCCAGCCCTGTCGCTGCAGATCAAGCAGCTCGAGATCTCGCTCGGCTACGACGTCGTCACCCGAGCCCGCAGCGTCGCGCTCACCGCGAACGGTCGCCGGCTGCTGCCCTACGCCGCCCAGGTGCTGGCCGCGGCCGACGTGTTCGCCAACGCCGCCGCGGTGGGCGGCCGGCTGCACGCCGCATGA
- a CDS encoding NAD(P)/FAD-dependent oxidoreductase: MQHASTTATSEQPSTTHAKIAIIGSGFAGLGLAIQLRRRGEHDFIVLERAGDVGGTWRDNTYPGAACDIQSHLYSFSFRPNPDWSRVYATQPEILAYLREAAIDEGVLPHVTFDAELLSSTWQPDAARWSLETTAGAFTADFVVTAAGHLSDPKLPNIPGLETFAGTMFHSAQWDHSFEPEGKRIGVIGSGASGIQIVPQLAKTAGTLTVFQRSAPYIIPRVDHEYTDAQKSMFRRMPETAQALRDELFWGNEARLPQRRGIADFISKIESTALDHLAAQVPEGELRDKLTPDYMIGCKRILISNDYYPTFLRDNVELETSGIVEVTERGIVTNEGEIELDALVLSTGFEAADLPITHRIFDEHGRSMADSWTSGGAAYACSTVAGYPNLFIMNGPNSGLGAGSIIYIVESQIRYIIGALEHLQQVGASTIEITQEAQDRFVASVDERAQNTVWLNGGCYSWYVDHRYGRLTTVWPDFMHKFRRESGTFRPDEYLIDGEPSQDARVLEGVSA; the protein is encoded by the coding sequence ATGCAGCACGCATCCACGACCGCGACGAGCGAGCAGCCGTCGACCACCCACGCCAAGATCGCCATCATCGGCTCGGGCTTCGCAGGCCTCGGCCTGGCGATCCAGCTCCGCCGCCGCGGTGAGCACGACTTCATCGTGCTCGAGCGTGCCGGCGATGTCGGCGGCACCTGGCGCGACAACACCTACCCGGGAGCGGCCTGCGACATCCAGTCGCACCTCTACTCGTTCTCGTTCCGACCGAACCCGGACTGGTCGCGGGTCTACGCGACGCAGCCCGAGATCCTCGCCTATCTGCGCGAGGCCGCGATCGACGAGGGCGTGCTGCCGCACGTCACCTTCGACGCCGAGCTGCTCTCCTCCACCTGGCAGCCCGATGCGGCGCGCTGGTCGCTGGAGACCACGGCCGGCGCGTTCACGGCCGACTTCGTGGTGACCGCGGCCGGGCACCTCTCCGACCCGAAGCTGCCGAACATCCCTGGGCTCGAGACCTTCGCCGGCACCATGTTCCACTCGGCGCAGTGGGATCACTCGTTCGAGCCGGAGGGCAAGCGCATCGGCGTCATCGGCTCAGGCGCCTCGGGCATCCAGATCGTGCCCCAGCTCGCGAAGACCGCTGGCACGCTCACCGTCTTCCAGCGTTCGGCGCCCTACATCATCCCCCGCGTCGATCACGAGTACACCGACGCGCAGAAGTCGATGTTCCGCCGCATGCCCGAGACCGCGCAGGCGCTGCGAGACGAGCTGTTCTGGGGCAACGAGGCACGCCTGCCGCAGCGCCGCGGCATCGCCGACTTCATCTCCAAGATCGAGTCGACGGCCCTCGACCACCTCGCCGCGCAGGTGCCGGAGGGCGAGCTGCGCGACAAGCTCACCCCCGACTACATGATCGGCTGCAAGCGCATCCTGATCTCGAACGACTACTACCCGACCTTCCTGCGCGACAACGTCGAGCTCGAGACCAGCGGCATCGTCGAGGTCACCGAGCGCGGCATCGTCACGAACGAGGGCGAGATCGAGCTGGATGCGCTCGTGCTCAGCACCGGCTTCGAGGCGGCCGACCTGCCGATCACGCACCGCATCTTCGACGAGCACGGACGCTCCATGGCCGATTCCTGGACATCGGGCGGTGCCGCGTACGCCTGCTCGACGGTCGCCGGCTACCCCAACCTGTTCATCATGAACGGCCCGAACTCGGGCCTCGGCGCGGGCTCGATCATCTACATCGTCGAGTCGCAGATCCGCTACATCATCGGCGCCCTCGAGCACCTGCAGCAGGTGGGCGCCTCCACGATCGAGATCACGCAGGAGGCGCAGGACCGCTTCGTCGCGTCGGTGGACGAGCGCGCGCAGAACACGGTGTGGCTCAACGGCGGCTGCTACTCCTGGTACGTCGACCACCGGTACGGCCGCCTGACGACAGTCTGGCCCGACTTCATGCACAAGTTCCGTCGCGAGAGCGGCACCTTCCGGCCCGACGAGTACCTCATCGATGGCGAGCCGAGCCAGGATGCCCGCGTGCTCGAGGGGGTGTCGGCGTGA
- a CDS encoding LysR family transcriptional regulator: MDTENLRYLLEVARTGRLREAAARLQVDETTVSRRISRLEQELGVRVFDRTPQGWRITEPGRLVVPHAEAIESSVSRAMEAVASRAGELSGAARILAPDGFGANVLMPGLRPLLDTYRGLSLEVITATSHDLITARDFDVAVTLEQPSPRAAAVQHLADYELRCYASREYLGRRGTPESVDELRRDHDLIWYVDAMLDVVPLRILDELLPRAHARLQTTNITGQHSAARAGLGVALLPAYIGATDPELVGVLPDELRISRTYWLVVPRDLSELLRVREISRAIRALAAEHPYLTTRAN, translated from the coding sequence ATGGACACCGAGAACCTGCGCTACCTGCTGGAGGTCGCACGCACCGGTCGGCTGCGCGAGGCGGCGGCACGGCTGCAGGTCGATGAGACGACCGTCTCCCGCCGCATCAGCCGACTCGAGCAGGAGCTCGGCGTGCGGGTGTTCGACCGCACCCCGCAGGGGTGGCGCATCACCGAGCCCGGCAGGCTCGTGGTGCCGCATGCGGAGGCGATCGAGTCGAGCGTCTCGCGCGCCATGGAGGCCGTCGCGTCGCGCGCCGGCGAGCTGAGCGGCGCCGCGCGCATCCTCGCGCCCGACGGCTTCGGCGCCAACGTGCTCATGCCGGGCCTGCGCCCGCTGCTCGACACCTACCGCGGCCTCTCGCTCGAGGTGATCACGGCGACCAGCCACGACCTCATCACGGCGCGCGACTTCGACGTGGCGGTGACGCTCGAGCAGCCCTCGCCGCGCGCCGCGGCCGTGCAGCACCTCGCCGACTACGAGCTGCGCTGCTATGCCTCGCGCGAGTATCTCGGCCGTCGTGGCACGCCGGAGTCGGTCGACGAGCTCCGTCGCGACCACGACCTCATCTGGTACGTCGACGCGATGCTCGACGTCGTGCCGCTGCGGATCCTCGATGAGCTGCTGCCGCGGGCGCATGCTCGCCTGCAGACCACGAACATCACCGGCCAGCACAGCGCGGCACGCGCGGGCCTGGGCGTGGCGCTGCTGCCGGCCTACATCGGCGCCACCGATCCCGAGCTCGTCGGCGTGCTGCCCGACGAGCTGCGCATCAGCCGCACCTACTGGCTCGTCGTGCCGCGCGATCTCAGCGAGCTGCTGCGCGTGCGCGAGATCTCCCGGGCGATCCGGGCGCTCGCCGCGGAGCATCCCTACCTCACGACTCGCGCGAACTGA
- a CDS encoding Ldh family oxidoreductase: protein MTAARTVTPQRLRESVQAILVANGCHEEVATVVAEGLVDADLHGVASHGVSRLGLYLDRLRSGAIVGHDAARIVQEWGTGAIIDAGHSFGAWSAARATDLCIAKAREAGMAIVVARGADHFGRAGAFSERMAAAGMVGIVAANTTPLMPAVGGAEAVIGNNPLSIAAPGNDGIPVTDMALSAVALGKIIEADRAGTEIPPTWATDAQGAPTTDPAAARQGLLLPAGGAKGFGLAFFIEVLTGILSGGAVGGEVRSLYQERDRPNECSHVFLAIDASRFDGTEKVADRVDRFAAQIRASERAPGVDAIFAPGDLERAAAARNAVELTLSTATVDELQALAAQAGVPSPLEAAA, encoded by the coding sequence ATGACCGCCGCGCGCACCGTCACGCCGCAGCGCCTCCGCGAGTCGGTGCAGGCGATCCTGGTCGCGAACGGCTGCCACGAGGAGGTCGCGACGGTCGTGGCCGAGGGTCTCGTCGATGCCGACCTGCACGGGGTCGCGTCGCACGGCGTCTCCCGGCTCGGCCTCTACCTCGACCGGCTGCGCAGCGGCGCGATCGTCGGCCACGATGCCGCCCGGATCGTGCAGGAGTGGGGCACGGGCGCGATCATCGACGCCGGCCACAGCTTCGGCGCCTGGTCGGCCGCCCGCGCGACCGATCTCTGCATCGCCAAGGCGCGCGAGGCGGGCATGGCGATCGTCGTCGCCCGCGGCGCCGACCACTTCGGCCGCGCCGGCGCCTTCAGCGAGCGGATGGCGGCGGCCGGCATGGTCGGGATCGTCGCCGCGAACACCACGCCGCTCATGCCCGCCGTCGGCGGGGCGGAGGCGGTGATCGGCAACAACCCGCTCTCGATCGCGGCGCCCGGCAACGACGGCATCCCCGTCACCGACATGGCGCTCTCCGCCGTCGCGCTCGGCAAGATCATCGAGGCCGACCGTGCCGGCACCGAGATCCCGCCCACCTGGGCCACGGATGCGCAGGGCGCGCCGACGACGGATCCCGCGGCCGCGCGGCAGGGTCTGCTGCTGCCGGCCGGCGGGGCGAAGGGCTTCGGCCTGGCGTTCTTCATCGAGGTGCTGACCGGCATCCTCAGCGGCGGCGCCGTGGGCGGCGAGGTGCGCAGCCTCTACCAGGAGCGCGACCGGCCCAACGAGTGCTCGCACGTCTTCCTCGCCATCGACGCGTCGCGCTTCGATGGCACCGAGAAGGTCGCCGACCGTGTCGACCGCTTCGCCGCGCAGATCCGCGCGAGCGAGCGCGCGCCCGGCGTCGACGCGATCTTCGCGCCGGGCGACCTGGAGCGCGCCGCAGCCGCCCGCAACGCGGTGGAGCTCACGCTCTCGACGGCCACGGTGGACGAGCTGCAGGCGCTCGCCGCGCAGGCGGGCGTGCCCTCCCCGTTGGAGGCGGCAGCATGA
- a CDS encoding alpha/beta hydrolase, translating into MVTEQAAAPKSAWHSDGTLRAPLLVEPSGHVDHGDRSIPIYDSGNETASPTIVLVHGTSGTARGSFQAVYPILTFTRRVVAFDLQLPAEGELTLAEAVDQLRAVVEHAAAEGPVALVGYSFGAVVAAAYASTQPETIASLSLVAGWSRTDRHQLLRNDLWQRLHESDPEALSAFGLVMGFSPGYIIGRNQRDWAELQAAVASRPFPAQIMRLNREIDIESGLGRIHVPTLVIGCKHDAMVPLHHSRMLFGAISDARYLEIDSGHGVVTERPAELAVAIDDFTADPREHAAGTIIRTDHA; encoded by the coding sequence ATGGTCACGGAGCAGGCTGCAGCGCCGAAGAGCGCATGGCACTCGGACGGGACCCTGCGAGCACCGCTGCTGGTCGAGCCGTCGGGGCATGTCGACCACGGTGACCGGTCGATCCCGATCTACGACAGCGGCAACGAGACCGCGAGCCCCACGATCGTGCTCGTGCACGGCACCTCCGGCACCGCGCGCGGCAGCTTCCAGGCCGTCTACCCGATCCTCACCTTCACGCGTCGCGTGGTCGCGTTCGACCTGCAGCTGCCGGCCGAGGGCGAGCTCACGCTCGCCGAGGCGGTCGATCAGCTGCGCGCCGTCGTGGAGCACGCAGCCGCCGAGGGCCCGGTCGCCCTGGTCGGCTACTCCTTCGGGGCCGTCGTCGCCGCCGCCTATGCATCGACGCAGCCGGAGACCATCGCATCGCTCTCCCTCGTGGCCGGCTGGTCGAGGACCGACCGCCACCAGCTGCTGCGCAACGACCTCTGGCAGCGCCTGCACGAGAGCGACCCCGAAGCGCTCAGCGCCTTCGGCCTGGTCATGGGCTTCTCACCCGGCTACATCATCGGCCGCAACCAGCGCGACTGGGCTGAGCTGCAGGCGGCCGTGGCATCCCGCCCCTTCCCCGCACAGATCATGCGGCTGAATCGCGAGATCGACATCGAGTCGGGCCTGGGCCGCATCCACGTGCCGACGCTCGTCATCGGCTGCAAGCACGACGCGATGGTGCCGCTGCACCACAGCCGGATGCTCTTCGGCGCGATCTCCGACGCCCGCTACCTCGAGATCGACAGCGGCCACGGCGTCGTGACCGAACGCCCCGCCGAGCTCGCCGTCGCCATCGACGACTTCACGGCTGACCCGCGCGAGCACGCCGCGGGCACCATCATCCGCACCGACCACGCCTGA
- a CDS encoding NADP-dependent oxidoreductase has protein sequence MGLAVLGMMQAVAATAWGGPDVLQPVTVPIPALLPGEVLVRVEAAGVNPTDWKSRATGGRGLWGDPAILGFDVAGIVEEVADGSNVLVPGDRVFGMPRFPLPAAAYAQYVSAPARQLARMPAGLDFADAASLPLAGLTALQALEAAGRLRAGQSVLVCGAGGGVGRLAVQIAMALGASVTACARPARLIEASRWGAAVVEAAPDGTPGQPSRHDLVIDPFGGERTAALLDWCAPGGSLVSLIPRTAESVEQRASKRGIRLRRVVVEPSETGMARIAQWVELGALRPRVARTFPLVDAAAAHRAGERGGLDGKIVLQPWQGSRSQDAMR, from the coding sequence GTGGGGCTCGCTGTGCTCGGGATGATGCAGGCTGTCGCGGCGACCGCGTGGGGCGGGCCGGATGTGCTGCAGCCCGTGACCGTGCCGATCCCTGCGCTGCTCCCCGGCGAGGTGCTCGTGCGGGTCGAGGCGGCGGGCGTCAACCCCACCGACTGGAAGTCGCGCGCCACCGGCGGGCGCGGCCTCTGGGGCGACCCGGCGATCCTCGGCTTCGACGTCGCAGGGATCGTCGAGGAGGTCGCCGACGGTTCGAACGTGCTCGTGCCCGGCGACCGCGTCTTCGGCATGCCGCGCTTTCCGCTGCCGGCTGCGGCGTACGCGCAGTACGTCTCGGCTCCCGCGCGGCAGCTGGCGCGCATGCCTGCGGGGCTCGACTTCGCCGACGCGGCATCGCTCCCGCTGGCCGGGCTCACCGCGCTGCAGGCGCTCGAGGCAGCGGGCCGGCTGCGCGCCGGCCAGTCGGTGCTCGTCTGCGGCGCCGGCGGGGGAGTCGGCAGGCTCGCGGTGCAGATCGCCATGGCGCTCGGCGCTTCGGTCACGGCGTGCGCCCGACCCGCGCGGCTCATCGAGGCGTCGAGGTGGGGCGCAGCCGTCGTCGAGGCCGCGCCCGACGGCACGCCCGGGCAGCCCTCGCGGCACGATCTGGTCATCGATCCCTTCGGCGGCGAGCGCACCGCCGCGCTGCTCGACTGGTGCGCACCCGGCGGCAGCCTCGTGTCGCTCATCCCGCGCACCGCCGAGAGCGTGGAGCAGCGCGCCAGCAAGCGCGGCATCAGGCTGCGCAGGGTCGTGGTCGAGCCGTCCGAGACCGGGATGGCACGCATTGCGCAGTGGGTCGAGCTCGGTGCCCTGCGGCCCCGCGTGGCGCGCACGTTCCCGCTCGTCGACGCCGCCGCGGCGCACCGTGCGGGCGAGCGAGGCGGCCTGGATGGCAAGATCGTGCTGCAGCCCTGGCAGGGCAGCAGATCCCAAGACGCGATGAGGTGA